A region of the Clupea harengus chromosome 7, Ch_v2.0.2, whole genome shotgun sequence genome:
AAAAAACAATAGCATAGTAATTGAAATGGGTGATTATCATCCCACAGATTACTATAAACCACTTTAATATCATTTTGTAAAACTCTTTTGATGTGTTGACTTTTACCCTCTTCAGATTGAGTGGGACAACTTATGAGGAGGTCCCAGCGAGCAGTTGATTCATAAATCTCAAGGAGAGTGGTGAGTTGCTCCTATTTGGTCCAAACTCCGCCGGTTGTGGTTGGGGAAGGTGCTCTTTCAAAGGCCTGAGATAAGAGTCACATGGTTCATTGAGTTCCTCTCCAGGTGACGGGTCTATGTGACATGGCATGCTTttagtgaatgagagagtgttgGACCTCTTGCTTGGTTGGGGAGACCCACTTGCTTGGCCAGGTGGGAAAAGACTGACAGGCCGCAGATGGTTATTCTGAGAGTTGTCAGAGGTCATGACAGGAGGCAGGACTCCTTTTTTCTCTGGTTGGGTTTTAGAAGTCAAGGCTGTTCCTGATTTAACTTGGCTATATGTTTTTGGATCTTTTTGTCTCTTCCCTACGACTGAGGCTCTGCGTTGGAATTCATCTGCAGTTgtgctcttgctctttctcccaGCTTGCCGACTTGTAGCTGGTGTCCGTG
Encoded here:
- the LOC105889867 gene encoding uncharacterized protein C2orf81 homolog is translated as MSPAKIRAEKGRGPATPAPAPPASQCQDVVDIIPGRLTQSFWMTMVAQEEGEEAVRDILDDLMSHVMEKCKEVYLKQQLVPFTVTRARDTLLEILEWRFLVQDAGEQSDSTWQEDSEPQPLLTDSWAQGCVSVTQRKPTPPPQPRTPATSRQAGRKSKSTTADEFQRRASVVGKRQKDPKTYSQVKSGTALTSKTQPEKKGVLPPVMTSDNSQNNHLRPVSLFPPGQASGSPQPSKRSNTLSFTKSMPCHIDPSPGEELNEPCDSYLRPLKEHLPQPQPAEFGPNRSNSPLSLRFMNQLLAGTSS